In Populus nigra chromosome 1, ddPopNigr1.1, whole genome shotgun sequence, one genomic interval encodes:
- the LOC133698348 gene encoding pentatricopeptide repeat-containing protein At1g52620 has product MSKINTLLSRIKPLHHPKPISPSPFPFPPHIKILVKDIIQILSTHPHWEKSLETRFAGCETPVSGIAHFVFDRIRDPGLGLKLFEWASKRSNVNDLLDGFSCSTLLKLLARCRVFVEVDNLLETMKYKDLAPTREALSFVIGAYVDSGLVNRALELYHIAYDIHNYLPDVIACNALLNALIQQKKVEIARKVYEEMVKRDGCWDNYSVCIMVRGLCKERKVEEGRKLINDRWGKGCIPNIVFYNTLVDGYWKRGDVERANGLFRELKMKGFLPTTETYGIMINGLCKKCNFKAVDRLLVEMKERGVDVNVQVYNSIVDAQIKHGCKIEVGKTLRWITENGCEPDITTYNTLISGSCRDGKVHEAEELLEHAIKRGLSPNKLSYTPLIHVYCKQGKCVRAFDLFIGMTEKGHPLDLVAYGALVHGLVAAGEVDVALTVRDKMVERGVLPDANVYNVLMNGLCKKGRLSAAKLLLVEMLHQNLSLDAFVSATLVDGFIRHGKLDEAKKLFELTIAKGMDPGVVGYNAMIKGYCKFGMMNDALTCVQRMKDGDHSPDEFTYSTIIDGYVKQNDLHNALKLFGQMVRQKCKPNVVTYTSLINGFCRTGDSSRAEKTFEEMRSSGLKPNVVTYTILIGCFCKEGKISKACSFFELMLLNRCIPNDVTFNYLINGLTNNVATAISNKANESLEIKASLMMDFFGTMISDGWEQRVAAYNSVLICLCHHKMVNAALQLRDKMTGKGILPDPVSFAALVYGLCLEGRSKEWKNTISCKLNEWELQIAVKYSQKLNQFLPKGLTSEASKVFHTLLESVKLHIQENNLIVSARNRS; this is encoded by the coding sequence ATGTCTAAAATTAACACGCTTCTTTCTCGCATCAAACCCCTCCATCACCCAAAACCCATTTCTCCTTCTCCCTTTCCCTTCCCTCCGCACATTAAAATTCTTGTCAAAGACATCATCCAAATCCTCAGTACCCATCCACACTGGGAAAAATCTCTCGAAACCCGTTTTGCAGGCTGCGAAACTCCAGTTTCGGGGATTGCCCACTTTGTGTTTGATCGAATTCGCGACCCAGGATTGGGTCTGAAGCTCTTCGAATGGGCCTCGAAACGATCGAATGTTAACGATTTGCTTGATGGGTTTTCTTGTTCTACACTTTTGAAGCTTTTGGCGAGGTGTAGAGTGTTTGTGGAGGTTGATAATTTGTTAGAGACTATGAAGTATAAAGATTTGGCTCCCACCCGCGAAGCATTGAGTTTTGTTATTGGCGCGTATGTGGATTCTGGGTTGGTTAATAGAGCTCTTGAGCTGTACCATATTGCTTATGATATTCATAATTACCTGCCTGATGTTATTGCTTGCAATGCGTTGCTCAATGCCCTTATTCAACAGAAAAAAGTTGAGATTGCCCGTAAAGTGTACGAAGAAATGGTTAAAAGGGATGGATGTTGGGATAACTATAGTGTTTGTATAATGGTGAGGGGGTTGTGTAAAGAAAGGAAGGTTGAGGAGGGTAGAAAGTTGATTAATGATAGGTGGGGAAAGGGGTGCATTCCGAATATTGTATTCTATAATACTCTCGTTGATGGGTATTGGAAGAGAGGTGATGTTGAAAGAGCTAATGGCCTTTTCAGGGAGTTGAAAATGAAGGGGTTTTTACCTACAACTGAAACTTATGGGATTATGATTAATGGGCTCTGtaaaaaatgcaatttcaaGGCAGTTGATAGGCTTTTGGTGGAAATGAAGGAGAGAGGTGTGGATGTGAATGTTCAAGTTTATAACAGCATCGTTGATGCTCAAATTAAGCATGGTTGTAAGATTGAAGTGGGGAAGACTTTAAGATGGATTACTGAGAATGGCTGTGAGCCTGATATCACAACCTATAATACTTTGATTAGTGGTTCATGTAGGGATGGGAAAGTTCATGAAGCTGAAGAACTTCTAGAACATGCAATAAAGAGGGGGTTGTCGCCCAATAAACTTAGTTATACTCCTCTTATACATGTCTATTGCAAACAAGGGAAATGTGTTAGGGCCTTTGATTTATTCATTGGGATGACAGAGAAAGGGCATCCACTGGATTTGGTTGCTTATGGAGCTCTTGTTCATGGCCTGGTTGCCGCCGGGGAGGTTGATGTTGCATTGACAGTTCGAGATAAAATGGTGGAGAGAGGAGTGTTACCTGATGCAAATGTTTACAATGTTTTAATGAATGGACTCTGCAAGAAGGGGAGGCTTTCTGCTGCCAAGCTCTTGCTTGTGGAGATGCTTCACCAAAATTTATCCCTCGATGCATTTGTTAGTGCCACTCTGGTTGATGGATTTATAAGACATGGCAAACTCGATGAGGCCAAAAAGCTCTTTGAGCTCACAATTGCAAAGGGTATGGATCCTGGTGTTGTGGGCTACAATGCCATGATTAAGGGTTATTGCAAATTTGGAATGATGAATGATGCACTGACGTGTGTCCAAAGAATGAAAGATGGGGATCATTCGCCTGATGAGTTCACTTATTCAACAATCATAGATGGGTATGTAAAGCAGAACGACTTGCATAATGCACTGAAGTTGTTTGGACAGATGGTGAGACAAAAATGCAAGCCAAATGTGGTAACTTACACCTCTCTAATTAATGGATTTTGTCGCACTGGAGACTCCAGCAGGGCTGAAAAGACATTTGAAGAGATGCGATCTTCTGGATTGAAGCCTAATGTTGTTACATACACTATTCTTATTGGGTGCTTCTGTAAAGAGGGAAAAATTTCAAAAGCTTGCTCCTTTTTTGAACTTATGTTGCTGAACAGGTGCATTCCTAATGATGTTACTTTCAACTATCTGATAAATGGCCTAACGAACAATGTGGCAACTGCAATTTCTAACAAAGCAAATGAGTCTCTAGAGATTAAAGCTTCTCTGATGATGGATTTTTTTGGAACGATGATTTCAGATGGATGGGAGCAGAGGGTTGCTGCTTATAATTCTGTGCTCATTTGCCTTTGCCATCATAAAATGGTTAATGCTGCTTTGCAGCTTCGTGATAAAATGACAGGTAAGGGGATCTTACCAGATCCTGTTTCATTCGCTGCCCTGGTATATGGTCTTTGCTTGGAAGGGAGATCGAAGGAGTGGAAGAATACCATCTCCTGTAAATTGAATGAATGGGAACTCCAGATTGCTGTTAAGTACTCACAGAAATTGAACCAGTTTCTACCCAAAGGACTAACTTCTGAGGCTTCGAAGGTCTTCCACACGTTGCTTGAGAGTGTCAAGCTCCATatccaagaaaataatttaattgtctCAGCAAGAAACAGGAGCTga